A stretch of Chloroflexota bacterium DNA encodes these proteins:
- a CDS encoding heme-binding protein: protein MSFQPDLTLTDARTTIDRALALARSLKQGGSFVIVDVGGGVVSASRIGEGPTSSMWISRAKAYVAAVQRAPSARSATQWRDRPAVFASMQRLMRDDIFPGPGALPIRKNGRVVGALSTGGGIGPWTEVPDVDLSPLAGANVEDYIISQALGIPYQNQHPDVERLVGPRIEERTDDLPHSLDAARRVADRAIADAERRGYRVGVAVVDEAGQLMQMDRMDGAPPMAPDLAEAKALTALNFQRPSLDVGRTLSADRLAEIRQIAHFKILAGGGGVPIIVDGHVVGAVGVHGGGGGEQSDAVARAAAER, encoded by the coding sequence ATGAGCTTTCAACCGGACTTGACGCTCACCGACGCGCGAACGACGATCGATCGCGCGCTCGCGCTCGCCCGATCCCTGAAGCAGGGTGGCTCGTTTGTCATCGTGGATGTCGGGGGCGGCGTCGTCTCTGCCTCCCGCATCGGGGAAGGGCCCACGTCGTCGATGTGGATCTCTCGTGCGAAGGCGTACGTCGCCGCGGTCCAGCGAGCCCCCAGCGCGCGCAGCGCCACGCAGTGGCGCGACCGGCCCGCCGTGTTCGCGTCGATGCAGCGCCTCATGCGCGACGACATCTTTCCTGGACCGGGCGCCTTGCCGATCCGCAAGAACGGGCGCGTGGTCGGCGCGTTATCGACGGGCGGCGGGATAGGGCCGTGGACCGAGGTGCCGGACGTCGATCTGAGCCCTCTCGCCGGCGCGAACGTCGAGGACTACATCATCTCCCAGGCGCTCGGCATTCCTTATCAGAACCAGCATCCCGACGTGGAGCGCCTCGTGGGACCCCGGATCGAAGAACGGACCGACGACCTCCCCCATTCCCTCGACGCCGCGCGGCGCGTCGCCGACCGCGCGATCGCCGATGCGGAGCGGCGCGGGTATCGCGTCGGCGTGGCCGTCGTCGACGAAGCCGGCCAGCTCATGCAGATGGACCGCATGGACGGCGCGCCGCCCATGGCCCCGGATCTGGCGGAGGCGAAGGCGCTCACGGCGCTCAACTTTCAGCGCCCAAGTCTCGATGTGGGCAGGACCTTGTCGGCCGACCGCCTCGCCGAAATCCGACAGATCGCACACTTCAAGATCCTTGCAGGCGGGGGTGGCGTGCCGATCATCGTCGACGGGCACGTGGTCGGAGCCGTTGGCGTGCATGGAGGCGGCGGAGGCGAGCAGAGCGACGCGGTCGCTCGCGCGGCGGCGGAGCGCTAG
- a CDS encoding ATP-dependent Clp protease proteolytic subunit: MMNAFDPLGIRGQLIPTVVETSTRGERAYDIYSLLLKERIVFIGTPIDDHVANLIIAQLLYLEREDAERDIQIYIHSPGGSVTAGLAIYDTMQLIRPDVSTICVGMAASMGAILLVGGTPGKRFALPNSTIMLHQAAGGFEGTAADIEIRAREVLRLQTRLREILHQHTGQPLERIIHDSDRDFFMTPEQALEYGIVDRIIGRADGVAPAVAAEEPAPRPSRRAARGDHSPGDEPATSS, translated from the coding sequence ATGATGAACGCCTTTGATCCTCTCGGAATTCGCGGTCAGCTCATTCCCACGGTCGTCGAGACCAGCACGCGCGGCGAGCGCGCGTATGACATCTACTCCCTGCTCCTGAAGGAGCGCATCGTCTTTATCGGCACGCCCATCGACGACCACGTGGCCAACCTCATCATCGCGCAGCTGCTGTATCTGGAGCGCGAGGACGCCGAACGCGACATCCAGATCTACATTCACTCGCCCGGCGGCAGCGTAACGGCAGGCCTCGCGATCTACGACACCATGCAGCTCATCCGTCCGGACGTTTCGACGATCTGTGTAGGCATGGCCGCCAGCATGGGCGCCATCCTCCTCGTTGGGGGGACGCCAGGAAAGCGCTTCGCACTCCCGAATTCGACGATCATGCTTCACCAGGCAGCCGGCGGGTTCGAGGGGACCGCCGCGGACATCGAGATCCGGGCTCGAGAGGTGCTGCGGCTGCAGACGCGGCTTCGCGAAATCCTGCACCAGCACACCGGGCAGCCGCTGGAGCGCATCATCCACGACTCGGACCGCGACTTCTTCATGACGCCCGAACAGGCGCTGGAGTACGGCATCGTCGACCGGATCATCGGGCGTGCCGACGGTGTGGCGCCCGCCGTCGCGGCGGAGGAGCCCGCGCCGCGTCCGAGCAGGCGGGCCGCGCGCGGCGATCATTCCCCGGGCGACGAGCCCGCCACGAGCAGCTGA
- a CDS encoding glycosyl hydrolase, translated as MTKPRLRHPRPSRLRVLAAVCVGSMGLITALAGFQSSSARAPLYEPPDGFAYSGMFVRLWDSTDSRVGDLRPFAVRLQDSIDQELAGKPPAILLVPTTWQRADGVPIPFANTLDEIKKFQAFNAGQIVPFIKWNAQSGWDNMDSSYRGITTRDVAQGRLDEYIHAYARDIRDYGGAVFMSPICAEFNGGFWSCGPAVNRRLTVDDFIAAWRRTVDIFRAEGADNVAWVWNPMPPTTGGMDFPPFYPGDDYVDWAGLDMYVGAPLSAIEPAYRFAVARGKPFFLGEWGIRVISTLSMAQQRDWLEGMFDVFESHPKIKAIVYYNYKQHWEQEDRAHMAPHVFLYGGQVNYHPNVSDGDSRLLADSGVGFRATYARRIANPRYLTVVLGRPTPKPTPVPTATAPPPTSTPVGPTGAAARWLVVRIETPALALDGAPNGTLEPGERCEIWRVEEGWALCRRAGDPPTVLVWIRLDDHVEFARE; from the coding sequence GTGACGAAGCCCCGGCTTCGCCATCCGCGCCCGTCGCGTCTCCGGGTGCTTGCCGCCGTGTGTGTTGGCTCCATGGGCCTCATCACCGCTCTTGCCGGTTTCCAGTCGTCGTCGGCTCGTGCTCCGCTATACGAGCCTCCGGATGGCTTCGCCTATAGCGGCATGTTCGTTCGACTCTGGGATTCGACCGACTCCCGCGTGGGCGATCTGCGTCCCTTCGCCGTCCGCCTGCAGGACTCTATCGACCAGGAGCTGGCGGGAAAACCCCCGGCGATCTTGCTGGTCCCCACCACGTGGCAGCGCGCTGACGGGGTTCCTATCCCCTTCGCGAATACCCTGGATGAGATCAAGAAATTCCAGGCGTTTAACGCTGGGCAGATCGTGCCCTTCATCAAGTGGAACGCGCAGTCCGGGTGGGACAATATGGATTCGTCCTACCGCGGCATCACGACCCGAGACGTGGCGCAGGGTCGACTGGACGAGTACATCCACGCGTACGCCCGCGACATTCGGGACTATGGTGGGGCGGTCTTCATGAGCCCGATCTGCGCCGAGTTCAATGGCGGTTTCTGGAGCTGTGGCCCGGCCGTGAACCGAAGGCTGACGGTCGACGACTTCATCGCCGCGTGGCGGCGCACCGTCGACATCTTCCGGGCCGAAGGGGCGGACAACGTGGCCTGGGTGTGGAACCCGATGCCGCCAACGACGGGCGGCATGGACTTTCCGCCCTTTTACCCCGGCGACGACTACGTCGATTGGGCAGGCCTCGACATGTACGTTGGGGCGCCCCTCTCGGCGATAGAACCCGCTTACCGCTTCGCGGTGGCCCGCGGGAAGCCATTCTTCCTGGGCGAGTGGGGCATTCGCGTCATCAGCACTCTGTCGATGGCACAGCAGCGGGACTGGCTCGAAGGAATGTTCGACGTCTTCGAGTCGCATCCGAAGATCAAGGCCATCGTCTACTACAACTACAAGCAGCACTGGGAGCAGGAAGACCGAGCCCACATGGCGCCGCACGTCTTCCTGTACGGCGGCCAGGTGAATTACCACCCGAACGTCAGTGATGGGGATAGCCGCCTATTGGCGGACAGCGGCGTGGGGTTCCGCGCCACCTACGCGCGACGAATCGCGAATCCGCGCTATCTCACCGTCGTACTCGGTCGCCCGACGCCAAAACCGACGCCCGTTCCCACCGCGACCGCGCCGCCGCCGACCTCGACGCCGGTAGGGCCCACAGGGGCCGCGGCGCGCTGGCTCGTCGTACGGATCGAGACGCCCGCGCTGGCGCTCGACGGGGCGCCGAATGGGACCTTGGAGCCCGGGGAGCGCTGCGAGATCTGGCGGGTCGAGGAGGGATGGGCGCTGTGTCGTCGAGCAGGCGATCCGCCGACTGTCCTGGTCTGGATTCGGCTCGACGATCATGTCGAGTTCGCCCGCGAATAG
- a CDS encoding ABC transporter substrate-binding protein, giving the protein MLVTVSDVVSPSYFVATAAVELGYFKSEGVDAEFVFPPADRPRALREGRLHFVGTSAYSGPVAFPEWRGGKLLCALSQHSYWFLAVRADLHARRGDVSAVKGLRISATGQPGLLLKRLLVDAGIDLERDGVRIVPPPPSHDPTGNLARIGAQAIEEGLADAFWGNAMRAEYAVRRGIATVLVDVRRGDGPPSARQYTFPALLTSDTVIEEHPDAAAGAIRAIVRTQQALRADPSLATQVGNKLFPSEEAGLIADLIARDAPFYDATISEDAVDGMTQFARDAGLLSRSVAYDDVVATQFRHLWAP; this is encoded by the coding sequence ATGCTGGTGACCGTCTCGGACGTGGTTTCCCCGTCGTATTTCGTGGCGACCGCGGCCGTCGAGCTGGGCTACTTCAAATCCGAGGGTGTCGATGCCGAGTTCGTGTTTCCGCCAGCGGACCGGCCACGGGCCCTCCGCGAGGGCCGCCTCCATTTCGTTGGGACTTCGGCCTACAGCGGTCCCGTCGCGTTTCCCGAGTGGCGCGGTGGGAAGCTCCTGTGCGCGCTTTCGCAGCACAGCTACTGGTTCCTCGCCGTCCGCGCCGATCTCCATGCCCGTCGAGGAGACGTCTCCGCCGTGAAGGGGCTGCGCATCAGCGCGACAGGCCAGCCAGGCCTGTTGCTCAAGCGCCTGCTCGTCGACGCCGGCATCGACCTCGAGCGCGACGGCGTTCGCATCGTTCCACCCCCGCCCTCGCACGACCCGACCGGGAACCTGGCGCGGATCGGAGCGCAGGCTATCGAAGAGGGGCTGGCGGACGCCTTCTGGGGAAACGCGATGCGGGCCGAGTATGCGGTCCGACGCGGCATCGCCACGGTGCTCGTGGACGTCCGCCGCGGGGACGGCCCGCCCTCAGCCCGACAGTACACGTTTCCGGCCCTTCTCACGTCGGACACCGTCATCGAGGAGCATCCGGACGCGGCGGCCGGCGCCATTCGCGCGATCGTGAGAACGCAGCAGGCCCTACGGGCCGATCCGAGCCTCGCTACTCAAGTAGGAAACAAGCTCTTCCCCTCAGAGGAGGCGGGCCTCATCGCAGATCTCATCGCGCGGGATGCGCCCTTCTACGACGCGACGATCTCCGAGGACGCGGTGGACGGGATGACCCAGTTCGCGCGCGACGCCGGCCTCCTGTCCAGGTCGGTCGCGTACGATGACGTCGTCGCGACTCAGTTCCGACACCTGTGGGCGCCGTAA
- a CDS encoding 3'-5' exonuclease yields MSAADRGFSGSPSSLLEHDLVFLDCEMTGGDPDRHDIIEIGAVRSRLPELAVLAELSVKVAPRTTRGSNQTSIRIARYSAKEWKSAIQIDEALRQLRQFADAAMFVGWATYNDLLFVRAAAERCGVEGLVGDAYLELQDWAQARLHIARTPGLQSVADQLKVVRDQEHSAIEDAFVSYEVFRILWRFSQEELDEIVPTLDWNSYAQLAGPVILEPDALSTRLAELAGYVVRGTSREQLISRRGTFRRD; encoded by the coding sequence ATGAGCGCCGCGGATCGCGGATTCAGCGGGTCGCCGTCGTCGCTTCTGGAGCACGACCTCGTGTTTCTCGACTGCGAAATGACGGGCGGGGACCCCGATCGCCACGACATCATCGAGATCGGCGCAGTGCGGTCGCGGCTCCCGGAGCTCGCGGTTCTTGCCGAGCTGAGCGTGAAAGTCGCCCCGCGAACCACACGGGGGTCGAATCAGACCTCCATCCGCATCGCGCGGTATTCGGCAAAGGAGTGGAAGTCGGCGATCCAGATCGACGAAGCGCTCCGCCAGCTTCGGCAATTCGCCGACGCCGCGATGTTCGTGGGTTGGGCGACATACAACGATCTCCTGTTCGTCCGAGCCGCGGCGGAGCGCTGCGGGGTCGAAGGGCTCGTGGGCGACGCATACCTGGAGCTGCAGGACTGGGCCCAGGCCAGACTGCACATCGCGCGCACGCCAGGGCTCCAGAGCGTTGCAGACCAGCTCAAGGTCGTTCGAGACCAGGAGCACTCAGCGATCGAGGACGCCTTCGTGAGCTATGAGGTGTTCCGAATCCTCTGGCGCTTCAGCCAGGAAGAGCTGGACGAAATCGTGCCGACGCTCGACTGGAATAGCTACGCGCAGCTCGCGGGCCCGGTCATCCTGGAGCCCGACGCGCTCTCGACCCGGCTGGCTGAGCTTGCCGGCTACGTCGTCCGCGGCACGAGCCGCGAGCAGCTAATCTCCCGCCGCGGCACCTTTCGAAGGGACTGA
- a CDS encoding Rieske 2Fe-2S domain-containing protein has product MLTQAQNELLTRTSRGAPMGEFFRRYWIPVLLSEQLPEPDCAPVQVRILGEDLVGFRDSAGRVGLLEEHCAHRGTSLFYGRNEEHGLRCVYHGWKYDVHGTVLETPAEPAGSTFKDRLRHPAYPTHEAAGIIFAYMGPRNRQPVFPNYVWSRLSPDQTLATKSYQDCSYLQGVEGECDSTHLTYLHRFFNGRDPRGILLEHPVSEYTIEETDFGLRLVAVRQPEPGAAYVRVSSIVLPTDCWIPGATKSVHFYVPVDDGASWRFNLNFREDGPLDKSRLSGAIEPWYGPDYRKLRNIHNHYLIDREKQKTENFTGLGLNFIIHDAMATETMGPIFDRSREHLGVSDKAVIAMRRYLLDVLDAFQNGGEPPNLVYAESDNTYQHVDTFGETIAGTNWRAAFPHLTRSRRETGAVAAARA; this is encoded by the coding sequence ATGCTGACGCAGGCCCAGAATGAGCTGTTGACCCGGACGAGCCGAGGCGCCCCGATGGGAGAGTTCTTCCGACGATACTGGATTCCCGTGCTTCTCTCGGAGCAGCTCCCCGAGCCAGATTGCGCGCCGGTCCAGGTCCGCATTCTCGGCGAGGATCTCGTGGGGTTTCGGGACAGCGCGGGCAGGGTCGGGCTCCTCGAGGAGCACTGCGCCCATCGCGGCACGTCCCTTTTCTACGGGCGGAACGAGGAGCATGGGCTTCGATGCGTCTACCACGGGTGGAAGTACGACGTGCACGGCACGGTGCTCGAGACGCCCGCCGAGCCGGCCGGGAGCACGTTCAAGGATCGCCTGAGGCACCCAGCGTACCCAACCCACGAGGCCGCGGGCATTATCTTCGCGTACATGGGCCCGAGGAATCGCCAGCCCGTGTTCCCCAACTATGTGTGGAGCCGGCTATCGCCGGACCAAACTCTCGCGACCAAGAGCTATCAAGATTGCAGCTATCTCCAGGGCGTGGAGGGCGAGTGCGACTCCACCCACCTCACGTATCTCCACCGGTTCTTCAACGGCCGCGATCCGAGGGGAATTCTCCTGGAGCACCCGGTGAGCGAGTACACCATCGAGGAAACGGACTTCGGATTGCGGCTGGTGGCCGTGCGCCAGCCCGAGCCAGGCGCGGCGTACGTCCGGGTGTCCAGCATCGTGCTTCCCACGGACTGCTGGATTCCGGGGGCGACGAAGTCGGTGCACTTCTACGTGCCGGTGGACGATGGCGCGAGCTGGCGATTCAACCTCAATTTCCGTGAGGACGGGCCGCTGGACAAATCGCGCCTTTCGGGCGCGATCGAGCCCTGGTATGGGCCCGACTACCGCAAGCTCCGCAATATCCACAACCATTACTTGATCGACCGCGAGAAGCAGAAGACCGAGAACTTTACGGGGCTCGGGCTGAATTTCATCATCCACGACGCTATGGCGACGGAAACGATGGGCCCGATCTTCGACCGGAGCCGCGAACACCTCGGGGTCAGCGACAAGGCCGTCATCGCCATGCGTCGCTACCTGCTCGACGTGCTCGACGCCTTCCAGAATGGGGGCGAGCCGCCAAATCTCGTCTATGCGGAGAGCGACAACACATACCAGCACGTGGACACCTTCGGCGAGACGATCGCGGGAACCAACTGGCGGGCAGCCTTTCCCCACCTCACGCGGTCGCGACGCGAGACCGGCGCGGTCGCCGCTGCGAGGGCCTGA